In Rosa chinensis cultivar Old Blush chromosome 1, RchiOBHm-V2, whole genome shotgun sequence, a genomic segment contains:
- the LOC112165811 gene encoding uncharacterized protein LOC112165811 — protein sequence MVSCAIWGLERFFWLKLGVCFMVCNGLEVEYDSLNLVNLLHKENAELHPLGTLILNCKHLMEQFATIQVSHIHRERHMLVDILAKRCVNFSKHLHSSKTPVFASEVFLYDIIGVVHPRKTTSHMSLFSLFFSVWAFGS from the coding sequence ATGGTTTCATGTGCAATATGGGGTTTGGAGAGGTTCTTCTGGCTAAAGCTTGGGGTATGTTTTATGGTCTGCAATGGGCTAGAGGTGGAATATGATTCTTTAAACTTGGTGAATCTGTTACATAAAGAaaatgctgagctccacccttTAGGCACTTTGATCTTGAATTGTAAGCATTTGATGGAGCAGTTCGCTACCATACAGGTCAGTCATATTCACAGGGAGAGACATATGTTGGTTGATATTCTAGCTAAACGATGTGTCAATTTCTCCAAGCATTTGCACTCTTCAAAGACCCCAGTGTTTGCTTCTGAGGTGTTTCTCTATGACATTATTGGAGTTGTTCATCCTAGGAAGACCACCAGCCATATGAGcttgttttctcttttcttttctgtttgggCCTTTGGCTCCTga